A region from the Pyxidicoccus xibeiensis genome encodes:
- a CDS encoding LysR family transcriptional regulator, whose product MASPHQLQTALPQLSVFLAVARHRSFTGAARELGVSTSAVSHSVRQLEELLRVVLLQRTTRAVTPTDAGARLIESASAPVKLALEALASANAKAGDIVGRVKLSISQGAVPHVLEPVVPVFRQRYPQVSLEVVVEERAAIDFVAEGYDAAFQVTEVIARDMGRVRLTDPFKFFVVGSPAYLAKHGTPRKPEDLLQHECITFRWPMGDALYAWELERGRRKWRVPVRGGLVTNHLQSYISMAEAGLGLAYTADMTIKDQLSDGRLVAVLPAYAPTEPGLFLCYPSHAQRSPALRLFIETTKEVLRLK is encoded by the coding sequence ATGGCCAGCCCGCACCAGCTCCAGACCGCACTGCCGCAGCTCTCGGTGTTCCTCGCCGTCGCGCGCCACCGCAGCTTCACGGGCGCCGCGCGGGAACTCGGTGTGTCGACCTCGGCGGTGAGCCACTCGGTGCGGCAGCTCGAGGAGCTGCTGCGCGTGGTGCTGCTGCAGCGGACCACGCGCGCGGTGACACCCACCGACGCCGGCGCGCGGCTCATCGAGAGCGCCAGCGCCCCGGTGAAGCTCGCGCTCGAGGCGCTCGCCTCCGCGAACGCGAAGGCGGGAGACATCGTCGGCCGCGTGAAGCTGAGCATCTCGCAGGGGGCCGTGCCGCACGTGCTGGAGCCGGTGGTGCCGGTGTTCCGCCAGCGCTACCCGCAGGTCTCCCTCGAGGTCGTGGTCGAAGAGCGCGCCGCCATCGACTTCGTGGCCGAGGGTTACGACGCCGCCTTCCAGGTCACCGAGGTCATCGCGCGCGACATGGGGCGGGTGCGGCTGACCGACCCGTTCAAGTTCTTCGTGGTCGGCTCGCCCGCCTACCTCGCGAAGCACGGGACGCCGCGCAAGCCCGAGGACCTGCTCCAGCACGAATGCATCACGTTCCGCTGGCCCATGGGCGACGCCCTCTATGCCTGGGAGCTGGAGCGGGGCCGGCGCAAGTGGCGCGTGCCGGTGCGGGGTGGCCTGGTCACCAACCACCTCCAGTCGTACATCTCCATGGCGGAGGCGGGCCTCGGCCTCGCGTACACCGCGGACATGACCATCAAGGACCAGCTCTCGGACGGGCGGCTGGTGGCGGTGCTCCCAGCGTATGCGCCGACCGAGCCCGGCCTCTTCCTCTGCTATCCGAGCCACGCGCAGCGTTCGCCGG